GTAGATGGATAAATGTTTATCTTTTATGCTTGTAAGCTGGTTCAGGTTATGATCCAGCCTCGCCAGTATTTTATACAAATGGAACAGGAAATAAAATGCGTCACTCCTTCTGCCTGATCAAAATGATGCCTTTTGTTGTGAGATGAATGGGCGACCCTCACTTATGTGAAAATGCCGCTCTCAGCCTCTTCCTGTCAGTACAGGCAGCACCGCACTGTTATTTGGAGAGTGGATGTGCCAGTATAAGCAGAAAGGACTAAAAGGGCCAAGCAGGAATATTGTTTTACGTTGTGCTTATAATCCCCACATGAAAACAGGAGCTGATGTAAAGTTGAGAGAAAAACGCAACAGTATAAAACTGTCTCTGCACAGTGCcatagtttcctgtttttatccaGAGACAGATTGTGCTCTGTGGACTTaaacagagagactgagagtATAATCCTTTGTAGTAGGGAGGAAGGTAGGATAATGCAGCCAGCAGAGACGCTTGCAGACCCTGCATGGCTGCTGTTGCCATAGCAGATAATCAACCAACAACTGATACTGCAGGAGGACCTGTGTAATGTACAGGGACACCTTTTGGGGGCTGTTTAGTTACAAAATTGTTGCAGAAGTTTCAAAAGAAGCAAGGAAGTAGAAAGGTGGTTGTATTGGAATTGAAGAATATGATAtacagtagaagaagaagagcgtGCTGTCTATATGAGCTTAATTTACACCAAAGTAACACTGGCTTTTCTTTATTCATGAATATCCTTCAATAATCACTGAGCAACGCTTCAAAAAAAGCACCTTTAATCACCGATGGGTTGTTGTGTGGTTTTAACCAGTAGCGCTGCTGCGTGTTGCTCCTGCAGAGCGATCACATGGTGGACAGCTTTAACTCAGGGAGCTATTACCATCCGTTCATGTCTATTAATACCACGAAAGGCCGTGCTGAGTAAAGATGGTGATCAGTTACGTCTGACAGAAAGCAGCAAGGCTTTAAGTTGTAAACAGATGCCGGGTTGTAAAGGCACCTGAACTTGTTTATTTCTCTGAATGGTACATTTAAGCTTCCCAGATAGTCAGTTGATGTAGAGAAGTCTTAAATGACATGCAGCATATATTTAGTTAATATTTGCCATTTAACTCTGCTGTTTCTCCAAATGCATGTGCTTgatgcatgtatgcatgtgtacTGTGCCTTCATCTCCTCATATTCATCTTCCTGAGCGAATTTCTAATGACATGAGCAGAGAATCATTTTGCCATAGTTTTGTGTTCTTATTCTGGCTTAAATAGAGAGCTTGCTTGTATGATAAAGGTTCACATTGCTGCCTGTCTGCATCTCTTCAATGACCCTCTTCGCTCGTGTTtcttatgtgtgtttttatgtgactATATTCCCTGCAGACTGGCAGCCATGCTGACCAGCTTTCTGGAAGGTCTGCTCTGCTGCTTCACCTCAAAGCCGACCAATATTGTGGTTCCTGTAGAAACCTCAGAACCTGCTGATGGCTACgagtttgtggaggtaaaaccGGGCCGCATTCTGCGAGTTCGGCATATCATCCCCGACAGGCCGGTGGTGGAGGAGCCCACCGGGCTTGGTGGGAGTGTGAGCTGCAAACGAAAAATCACAGTTTACCGTAACGGACAGCTGTTCATTGAGAACTTGGGTGACAGGGCGAGTGCAGAGCTGAAAAGCTGCCAGAATGGAGAGACAGAACCCAACAGCACCATGGAGGTAGAACTGACGGACTGTGGTAATTCGTCGCCGCCCGTCAGCATTCCTGAGGCGAGATCAGACTCTCTCACGGCTGGAAACAACGGCGCATccgacacagcagcagcagtgggtgAGGCTTCTGCTGCTGGACAGACTGACCAATCTCAGCAACCCAGGAAGCGCAGGCGGAAGCCCAAGCGCACTGTGGTGATTGACTGTGAAAGGAAGATATCAGCCTGTAAAGGGACACATCCAGATGTGACGTTGTTCTTCATTCACGGAGTCGGAGGTTCGCTGGATATCTGGGGAAGCCAGCTGGACTTCTTTTCTCGGCTGGGCTACGAAGTGATTGCCCCGGACCTGGCAGGACACGGAGCCAGCTCAGCACCGCAGATTCCTGCAGCGTATACGTTCTATGCGCTGGCTGAGGATATGAGAATCATCTTCAAGAGATACGCTCGGAAGAGGAATATCCTCATAGGACACTCTTACGGGTGAGTCCCAGATCACAGCGTTCAAACAGAACACGGTCCGGAGGTCATCCAGAAGTGTTCAGGAAACCTCAGCGCCTCTTTGTTTCAGTCATTTGTCAGGCAAAGATCTGAGATCTTACTGGAGgttctgaaatataagaatttacTCTGCAGTTTCATTAAAATTCAACATATTTAGATTTCATGAAGATAAAACAAGAATTTTACCAAACCAACTTCAAGCACTTTAACAGTCACAGCAGTTATAAAGTGATACAcaaaaatgattaaatacattaaaaacaatcaaaagtacaaaaataacaccaattaagctacaataaaaacaaatacactggTTCAAAGACCACAAGGgatgaataatttaaaatgttcaaaactaattctaaaaatagttttttttagacACATCATAATAAGCTATGGAAAATAAAGTTGCCAGTAAACAAAAGGTGTAGCAACATACAGTGGGACATGCTATACAGTAACAAAAGATATGTTAAGAAGAACTGTTAAACTTCTATAATTAGAGCTATAATTAAAACCACAAATGTAAATTATACAGCACAGACATTTAGTATGTGAAtaacatatatatttaatttcaaaGGGACTTTCTAGTCTAACTAAATAAATGATTCTTTGCCCTCATAAGCATGAAACAATAACTTTGAgtaaaatacaacagaataaaTGGTAAACAGACTGGTTcttataaagtgcttttctactctactcagCACTCAGGTAGCTTTATACAACTTACATGATTCATCCAAGCAATTTTTTCTATGCATATGTGCTTTCTGACTAACATTTacactgatggatgcatcagagagcaactttaattcatttttatttaaatagcaccaaatcacaacaacagtcgcctcaaggtgctttatattgtaaggtagatcgtacaataatagatacagagaaaaacccaacaatcatatgaccccctatgagcagcactttggtgacagtgggaaggaaaaactcccttttaacaggaagaaacctccaggagaaccaggctcagggaggggcggggccatctgctgtgattggttggggttgGGGACTAACTTGGGTTTAGAATCtttcccaaggatatttggcaccaCCCACAAACCGCCAGCCTTCAGTTAGTATGTATGCTCTGCCTCCTGAATAAACCTGTAAACTGAATCTATGCCCATCCAGTGAACTCCTTTTGACCAGATTCTAATAAGTGTGTTTTGCATTGTATGTAACAAAAATTACATGGAAAGTTTACACGTAATCAAATTCCTGTAATTTCCTGCAAACAAATGACTTGAAGTCGGCATTTTGTGCATAAATACTTTTTCGAGTGTAGTGAATATAAATAATGCTAAATTTTATTCTGTCTGTTATTTAGCTGGGTCTTATGCTACACTAACTTCCTTTTACTTCCTGTATAGCCATTAAAATCAGTGTTATTGCTGTTAACTGTGATAATTATTGCTCAGTTTCTTACACACTATATTTAATCCAGACTTTAAAGACGTGCTGACTTGTGAAAATGTGAGCAAGTGAAAAAGTGAGGCACAATATTTGGACTCACACATAAAAAAAGGCCAATTCTGAACAGTAGATTTCAAAGATGACTACCACAGCATGATTACCTGGTTTTTTCAGTCTGTCCTGTAACCGGCCTGTTGTTCTTTTTGTCTAGTGTGTCGTTCTGCACCTTCCTGGCTCATGAATATCCAGAACAAATTCACAAGATGGTGATGATCAACGGCGGcggtcccacagctctggagcCCAGCCTCTGCTCCATCTTCAACCTGCCCACCTGTGTGCTTCACTGCCTCTCCCCGCTGCTCGCCTGGTGCTTTCTCAAGTAAGACAGCGAAATTGAAAGATCCTCCAAGGAAGGAGGCACGActcagtttgttttctgtttctctaaACAGTTGAAGTTCAGGTTTGTAGCCTCCTAAACATAAACGCAATGAGTCCAGTCAGATGAAATGTGCACACAGTTGGGTATTTTGCAGTGTTATACATTGCTTTTTCAATATTACATCATAGTGCCAATATTTATTTAAGACCAATCGTATTTACACATTTTGCAGAAAGAGTGTGAGTAAGAGAGTttgacaaagaaataaaagtcgTGCAGACAGTAAAA
The Astatotilapia calliptera chromosome 17, fAstCal1.2, whole genome shotgun sequence genome window above contains:
- the abhd8b gene encoding protein ABHD8, which encodes MLTSFLEGLLCCFTSKPTNIVVPVETSEPADGYEFVEVKPGRILRVRHIIPDRPVVEEPTGLGGSVSCKRKITVYRNGQLFIENLGDRASAELKSCQNGETEPNSTMEVELTDCGNSSPPVSIPEARSDSLTAGNNGASDTAAAVGEASAAGQTDQSQQPRKRRRKPKRTVVIDCERKISACKGTHPDVTLFFIHGVGGSLDIWGSQLDFFSRLGYEVIAPDLAGHGASSAPQIPAAYTFYALAEDMRIIFKRYARKRNILIGHSYGVSFCTFLAHEYPEQIHKMVMINGGGPTALEPSLCSIFNLPTCVLHCLSPLLAWCFLKAGFARQGAREKQLLKENNAFNVSSFVLRAMMSGQYWPEGDEVYHAELTVPVLLVHGMHDKFVPVEEDQRMAEILLMAFLKVLEDGSHMVMMECPDPVNTLLHEFFLWEPLTLPAPKKESKTRPETAKARTDNTQAIAEPSKARPATAKPAQ